The following are from one region of the Stigmatella ashevillena genome:
- the ligA gene encoding NAD-dependent DNA ligase LigA, producing the protein MKTAETRARDLRRELAHHNHRYYVLDSPEITDAQYDRLMRELQGLEEQFPSLASADSPTQRVGGEAAEKFAKVVHRAPMLSLANVFNDEEFAEFDERIRKVLGPTDVTYVCEPKLDGLAITLRYENGRFLQGATRGDGTTGEDVTGNLRTVRPLPLELLPEDGVKVPPVLEVRGEVFIRKDDFKKLNEKREEEGESLFANPRNAAAGSLRQLDPKMTASRPLSVALYEIVPTEGVPAFDTHTAKLDYLHQLGLPVNRHERAQGMEGVRAAYQAALKGRHALKFEVDGMVVKVDSEDHRRRLGQVSKSPRWAVAYKFPPEEESTLVEAIDVQVGRTGALTPVAHLKPVKVGGVTVSRATLHNEDELRRKDVRPGDTVFVRRAGDVIPEIVAVAPHQRPADSKPYEFPKHCPVCGAQAVKDEDGAIIRCTGASCPAQLVEKVRHFASRPAMDIDGVGDKLAAQLVASGRVKTFADLYALTREQLLSLERMGEKSADNLLSAIERSKQTTQRRFLYALGIRHVGEATAKALAEAFPQAPLLYTADIDAITRVKDVGPTMAQVLHAFFQEPQNRAAIDALLAAGVTPAPPQVGTDGPFSGKTVVLTGGMTGMSRDQAKEEIERRGGKVSGSVSRKTDFVVAGEDAGSKLKKAQELGVRVLDEQAFLKLLQGDARS; encoded by the coding sequence TTGAAGACTGCCGAGACACGCGCCCGCGACCTCCGCCGGGAGCTGGCCCACCACAACCACCGTTATTACGTCCTCGACTCGCCGGAGATTACCGACGCGCAGTACGACCGGCTCATGCGCGAGCTGCAGGGGCTCGAGGAGCAGTTTCCCTCCCTGGCCTCCGCGGACTCTCCCACCCAGCGCGTGGGGGGCGAGGCCGCCGAGAAGTTCGCGAAAGTGGTCCACCGGGCGCCCATGCTCTCGCTGGCCAACGTCTTCAATGACGAGGAGTTCGCCGAGTTCGACGAGCGCATCCGCAAGGTGCTGGGCCCTACGGACGTCACCTATGTCTGCGAGCCCAAGCTCGACGGCCTGGCCATCACCCTGCGCTACGAGAACGGCCGCTTTCTCCAGGGCGCCACCCGCGGGGATGGCACCACCGGCGAGGACGTGACGGGCAACCTGCGCACCGTGCGCCCCCTGCCGCTGGAGCTCCTGCCCGAGGACGGGGTGAAGGTGCCCCCCGTGCTCGAGGTGCGCGGCGAGGTCTTCATCCGCAAGGACGACTTCAAGAAGCTCAACGAGAAGCGCGAAGAGGAGGGCGAGTCACTCTTCGCCAACCCACGCAACGCCGCGGCCGGCAGCCTGCGGCAGCTCGATCCGAAGATGACCGCCTCGCGCCCGTTGTCCGTCGCGCTGTACGAGATCGTCCCCACCGAGGGCGTGCCCGCGTTCGACACCCATACCGCGAAGCTCGACTACCTCCACCAGCTCGGGCTGCCAGTGAACCGCCACGAGCGCGCCCAGGGGATGGAGGGCGTGCGCGCCGCGTACCAGGCCGCGCTGAAGGGCCGCCACGCGCTGAAGTTCGAAGTGGATGGCATGGTGGTGAAGGTGGACAGCGAGGACCACCGCCGTCGGCTCGGCCAGGTGTCCAAGAGCCCCCGCTGGGCCGTGGCCTACAAGTTCCCGCCCGAGGAGGAGTCCACCCTCGTGGAGGCCATCGATGTCCAAGTGGGCCGCACGGGCGCGCTCACCCCCGTGGCCCACCTCAAGCCGGTAAAGGTGGGCGGCGTCACCGTGTCGCGCGCCACCCTGCACAACGAGGACGAGCTGCGCCGCAAGGACGTGCGCCCCGGCGACACCGTCTTCGTGCGCCGCGCGGGCGACGTCATTCCCGAGATCGTCGCCGTGGCGCCCCACCAGCGCCCGGCGGACTCGAAGCCCTATGAATTTCCCAAGCACTGTCCGGTCTGCGGCGCCCAGGCGGTGAAGGATGAGGACGGCGCCATCATCCGCTGTACCGGCGCCTCGTGCCCCGCCCAGCTCGTGGAGAAGGTGCGCCACTTCGCCTCGCGCCCCGCCATGGACATCGACGGGGTGGGAGACAAGCTGGCCGCCCAGCTCGTCGCCTCGGGCCGGGTGAAGACGTTCGCGGACCTCTACGCCCTCACCCGGGAGCAGTTGCTGAGCCTGGAGCGCATGGGCGAGAAGAGCGCCGACAACCTGCTCTCCGCCATCGAGCGCTCCAAGCAGACCACCCAGCGCCGCTTCCTCTATGCCCTGGGCATCCGCCACGTCGGCGAGGCCACCGCCAAGGCCCTGGCCGAGGCGTTCCCCCAGGCCCCCCTGCTCTACACCGCAGACATAGATGCCATCACCCGCGTCAAGGACGTGGGCCCCACCATGGCCCAGGTGCTCCACGCCTTCTTCCAGGAGCCGCAGAACCGCGCCGCCATCGATGCGCTGCTGGCAGCCGGTGTCACACCCGCCCCGCCCCAGGTCGGCACCGATGGCCCCTTCTCGGGCAAGACGGTGGTGCTCACCGGGGGGATGACGGGGATGTCGCGCGACCAGGCGAAGGAGGAAATCGAGCGGCGAGGGGGTAAGGTATCGGGAAGTGTCTCTCGCAAGACCGATTTCGTGGTGGCCGGCGAGGATGCTGGGAGCAAGCTGAAGAAGGCCCAGGAACTCGGGGTAAGAGTCCTGGACGAGCAGGCGTTCCTGAAGCTGCTTCAGGGCGACGCCCGGAGTTGA
- a CDS encoding HU family DNA-binding protein: MLKSDLINILVTKRGVTQKQAEATVETIFESMKEALCRGENIEIRGLGAFHVKNYQGYQGRNPKTGQVIPVKPKRGLLFRTGKELRDRVNRPAAQSAQPDLSDPTKGNSGTGT; encoded by the coding sequence ATGCTCAAGTCCGATCTGATCAACATTCTCGTCACCAAGCGGGGGGTGACGCAGAAACAGGCCGAGGCCACTGTTGAGACGATCTTCGAATCGATGAAAGAGGCGCTCTGCCGCGGCGAGAACATCGAGATCCGCGGCCTGGGGGCCTTTCACGTCAAGAACTACCAGGGATACCAAGGCCGCAACCCCAAGACAGGCCAGGTCATCCCCGTGAAACCCAAGCGAGGCTTGCTGTTTCGCACGGGCAAGGAGCTGAGGGACCGGGTCAATCGCCCGGCGGCTCAATCCGCCCAACCGGATCTGTCGGACCCCACCAAGGGCAACAGCGGAACTGGAACCTGA
- the rho gene encoding transcription termination factor Rho — MRKARSTKEKVETDPLPVEEERPKRRRTTAKAIEREETEKPTRRRTPRRVDEEESPAASASERTAEAPRPVLTPIPRPVRDEEFQEARAVEAAEEPAAAAESAESPAITEVTRDGAPMQVIKLNDLKRMKITELAKMAHDFGIEGYQGLKKQDLIFALLSGIADKRFEVHAEGVLELLSDGFGFLRSADSDYQPSPDDIYVSPSQVRRFNLRPGDTVTGPIRQPREGERFFALQKVDRVNFADPMSEAARERILFDNLTPLYPTRKLKLEHEGSEMTTRIIDMFCPIGLGQRCLIVAPPKAGKTVLLQNIAHAIAKNHPDVYLLVLLVDERPEEVTDMERNVRGEVVSSTFDEPATRHVQVAEMVIDKAKRLVEQKYDVCILLDSITRLARAYNTVVPASGKILSGGVDANALHKPKRFFGAARNIEEGGSLTIIGTALIDTGSRMDEVIFEEFKGTGNSEIVLDRKLFEKRIFPCLDINKSGTRKEELLISQTDLIRTTALRQVLHPFTPIDAMEFVLKHMRPTASNIEFLGSMNR; from the coding sequence ATGCGCAAAGCCCGTTCCACCAAAGAAAAGGTCGAGACCGATCCGCTCCCCGTCGAGGAGGAGCGCCCCAAGCGCCGCCGCACGACGGCCAAGGCCATTGAGCGGGAAGAGACCGAGAAGCCCACGCGCCGCCGCACCCCCCGCCGCGTGGATGAGGAAGAGTCCCCCGCGGCCAGCGCCAGCGAGCGGACCGCCGAGGCCCCCCGCCCCGTGCTGACGCCCATTCCGCGTCCCGTGCGCGATGAGGAGTTCCAAGAGGCGCGCGCCGTCGAGGCCGCCGAGGAGCCCGCTGCCGCCGCCGAGTCCGCCGAGTCCCCCGCCATCACCGAGGTGACGCGCGACGGGGCCCCCATGCAGGTCATCAAGCTCAATGACCTGAAGCGGATGAAGATCACCGAGCTGGCGAAGATGGCCCACGATTTTGGCATCGAGGGCTACCAGGGCCTGAAGAAGCAGGACCTCATCTTCGCGCTGCTGTCGGGCATCGCCGACAAGCGCTTCGAGGTCCACGCCGAGGGCGTGCTGGAATTGCTCAGCGACGGCTTTGGCTTCCTGCGCAGCGCCGACAGCGACTACCAGCCCAGCCCGGACGACATCTACGTCTCCCCCTCGCAGGTGCGCCGCTTCAACCTGCGGCCGGGCGACACGGTGACCGGCCCCATCCGTCAGCCCCGCGAGGGCGAGCGCTTCTTCGCGCTGCAGAAGGTGGACAGGGTCAACTTCGCCGATCCCATGTCCGAGGCGGCGCGCGAGCGCATCCTCTTCGACAACCTCACGCCGCTCTACCCCACGCGCAAGCTGAAGCTGGAGCACGAGGGGTCGGAGATGACGACCCGCATCATCGACATGTTCTGCCCCATTGGCCTGGGCCAGCGCTGCCTCATCGTCGCGCCGCCGAAGGCGGGCAAGACGGTGCTCCTGCAGAACATCGCGCACGCCATCGCCAAGAACCACCCGGACGTCTACCTCCTGGTCCTGCTCGTGGACGAGCGCCCCGAGGAAGTGACGGACATGGAGCGCAATGTGCGCGGCGAGGTGGTCTCCTCCACCTTCGATGAGCCGGCCACGCGCCACGTGCAGGTGGCGGAGATGGTCATCGACAAGGCCAAGCGCCTCGTCGAGCAGAAGTACGACGTGTGCATCCTCCTGGACTCCATCACCCGTCTGGCGCGCGCCTACAACACGGTGGTGCCCGCCTCCGGGAAGATCCTCTCCGGTGGCGTGGACGCCAATGCGCTCCACAAGCCCAAGCGCTTCTTCGGCGCCGCGCGCAACATCGAGGAGGGCGGCAGCCTCACCATCATTGGCACCGCGCTCATCGACACCGGCAGCCGCATGGACGAGGTGATCTTCGAAGAGTTCAAGGGCACCGGTAACTCGGAAATCGTCCTGGACCGCAAGCTCTTCGAGAAGCGCATCTTCCCGTGCCTCGACATCAACAAGTCCGGCACGCGCAAGGAAGAGCTGCTGATCTCCCAGACGGACCTCATCCGCACCACGGCCCTGCGGCAGGTGCTCCACCCGTTCACGCCGATCGACGCGATGGAGTTCGTGCTCAAGCACATGCGCCCCACCGCCTCGAACATCGAGTTCCTCGGTTCGATGAACCGCTAG
- a CDS encoding Rne/Rng family ribonuclease yields the protein MGSILVINAAGRETRVALVEGGHIAEFYLERKKDKGVVGNIYKGRVVRVLPGMQAAFVDIGLEKAAFLYVSDVVYDPDFARAQFELTEGEHEDFPEVPTESEAEAAEAAAGDTPAAPDAEVELEVQELAPGELPPPQGEPPALPPEAVAIVAPIVEGASPAQETAPVSAPATEAVPPAAELSITAVESTQIVEAPLETITPPPPPAAAFETAEVAPPAPPEAAVSEAAPAAPVAPSPEAGPAQALQAEPPPASATALGELIPVPSAPAETPVPAARPAAATTGERRTPREGREAREPRHREKERDGRDKDKARRPRDEHSRRDKDEKSKVRKSSRIEDLLKVGQEVVVQISKDPIGTKGARLTSHISIPGRHLVFMPTVDHVGISRRISNEKERKRLREIVDRLRPPGTGFIVRTVAENVPQEKLETDIRFLIEVWNQVVRRNEKRGGPGLLHPDLDLILRATRDLFAHDVEKLVVDDREEYERILAFVTAQDSLLKDRVVLHDGDEPVFDAYGIEQEMHRATQRKVWLKSGGYLIIDQAEALTAIDVNSGRYVGKKSLEETITKINVEAAKEIVYQLRLRNIGGIIICDFIDMEKAQNRDKVFKSLQEALGRDKAKTNVLRISELGLVEMTRKRVRESIGRVLHEDCPYCDGRGFVKTATTVTYEIFREIRREAPGYKDSTLVINCSAEVARQLQGEERQELRHLMDRYNKSIQVKAQQNYHREQYDIYGRSGMGPEHKVASSPGSGDGELAMQRRPENGGHGERYRQEQGRRGGGRGDRNERGGGDRSDRNERGGGDRSDRNGGDRGDRNERSGGDRGDRNERGGGDRNERGERNDRREGRRPERGDRNRGGERRGDDRRGESQRPQQTTASQEPSAPAGGTPPPPVTSGGGTEPEGGGQS from the coding sequence ATGGGAAGCATCCTCGTCATCAATGCTGCGGGTCGAGAGACCCGTGTTGCCCTCGTCGAGGGAGGGCACATCGCCGAGTTCTATCTCGAGCGTAAAAAAGACAAAGGCGTCGTCGGCAACATCTACAAAGGCCGTGTCGTCCGGGTGCTCCCCGGCATGCAGGCGGCTTTCGTGGACATTGGGCTCGAAAAGGCCGCCTTCCTCTACGTCAGCGACGTGGTCTACGACCCGGACTTCGCCCGCGCGCAGTTCGAGCTGACCGAGGGCGAGCACGAGGACTTCCCCGAAGTCCCCACCGAGTCCGAGGCGGAAGCCGCCGAGGCCGCCGCCGGAGACACCCCCGCCGCGCCGGACGCCGAGGTCGAGCTGGAGGTGCAGGAGCTGGCCCCTGGCGAGCTGCCCCCTCCCCAGGGAGAGCCTCCCGCGCTCCCGCCCGAGGCCGTGGCCATCGTGGCCCCCATTGTCGAAGGGGCCTCGCCTGCCCAGGAGACGGCGCCCGTCAGCGCTCCCGCCACCGAGGCGGTCCCTCCCGCCGCGGAGCTGAGCATCACGGCCGTGGAGAGCACGCAAATCGTCGAGGCCCCCCTCGAGACCATCACGCCGCCCCCGCCCCCCGCGGCCGCGTTCGAGACCGCCGAGGTTGCCCCCCCCGCACCGCCCGAGGCCGCTGTCTCCGAGGCGGCCCCTGCGGCCCCCGTGGCGCCTTCGCCCGAAGCCGGGCCTGCCCAGGCACTCCAGGCCGAGCCCCCTCCGGCCTCGGCCACCGCGCTGGGCGAGCTCATCCCCGTGCCGTCCGCGCCCGCAGAGACACCTGTCCCAGCGGCGCGCCCCGCGGCGGCCACCACCGGTGAGCGCCGCACCCCCCGGGAGGGCCGGGAGGCTCGGGAGCCCCGCCACCGCGAGAAGGAGCGCGACGGACGCGACAAGGACAAGGCCCGGCGCCCGCGCGACGAGCACTCCCGCCGCGACAAGGACGAGAAGTCCAAGGTGCGCAAGAGCTCGCGCATCGAAGACTTGTTGAAGGTGGGCCAGGAGGTGGTGGTTCAAATCTCCAAGGACCCCATCGGCACCAAGGGCGCCCGCCTCACCTCGCACATCTCCATCCCGGGCCGCCACCTGGTGTTCATGCCCACCGTGGACCACGTGGGCATCAGCCGCCGCATCTCCAACGAGAAGGAGCGCAAGCGGCTGCGCGAAATCGTGGACCGGCTGCGTCCCCCCGGAACGGGCTTCATCGTCCGCACGGTCGCGGAGAACGTGCCCCAGGAGAAGCTCGAGACCGACATCCGGTTCCTCATCGAGGTGTGGAACCAGGTGGTGCGCCGCAACGAGAAGCGCGGCGGCCCCGGGCTGCTGCACCCGGACCTGGACCTCATCCTGCGCGCCACGAGGGATCTCTTCGCCCATGACGTCGAGAAGCTCGTCGTGGATGACCGCGAGGAGTACGAGCGCATCCTCGCCTTCGTCACCGCGCAGGATTCGCTGCTCAAGGACCGCGTGGTGCTCCACGACGGCGACGAGCCCGTGTTCGACGCCTACGGCATCGAACAGGAGATGCACCGCGCGACCCAGCGCAAGGTGTGGCTGAAGAGCGGCGGCTACCTCATCATCGACCAGGCCGAGGCGCTCACCGCCATCGACGTCAACTCCGGGCGCTACGTCGGCAAGAAGAGCCTCGAGGAGACGATCACCAAGATCAACGTCGAGGCGGCCAAGGAGATCGTCTACCAACTGAGGCTGCGCAACATCGGCGGCATCATCATCTGCGACTTCATCGACATGGAGAAGGCGCAGAACCGGGACAAGGTCTTCAAGTCGCTACAAGAGGCCCTGGGCCGCGACAAGGCCAAGACGAACGTGCTGCGCATCTCCGAGCTGGGCCTGGTGGAGATGACGCGCAAGCGCGTGCGCGAATCCATTGGCCGCGTGCTCCACGAGGATTGCCCCTACTGTGATGGCCGGGGCTTCGTGAAGACCGCCACCACGGTCACCTACGAAATCTTCCGGGAGATCCGCCGCGAGGCCCCCGGCTACAAGGACTCCACGCTCGTCATCAATTGCAGCGCGGAGGTGGCCCGGCAGCTCCAGGGCGAGGAACGCCAGGAGCTGCGCCACCTGATGGACCGCTACAACAAGTCCATCCAGGTCAAGGCCCAGCAGAACTACCACCGCGAGCAGTACGACATCTACGGCCGCTCCGGCATGGGCCCCGAGCACAAGGTGGCCTCGTCTCCAGGCTCCGGGGATGGGGAGCTGGCCATGCAGCGGCGCCCCGAGAACGGGGGCCACGGCGAGCGCTACCGTCAGGAGCAGGGCCGCCGGGGCGGCGGCCGCGGCGACCGCAATGAGCGGGGTGGTGGTGACCGCAGCGACCGCAATGAGCGGGGTGGTGGTGACCGCAGCGACCGCAATGGTGGTGACCGCGGCGACCGCAACGAGCGCAGTGGTGGTGACCGCGGCGACCGCAATGAGCGCGGAGGCGGTGACCGGAACGAGCGCGGCGAGCGCAACGACCGGCGCGAGGGCCGGCGTCCCGAGCGCGGAGACCGGAACCGCGGGGGCGAGCGCCGGGGAGATGACCGCCGCGGCGAGTCTCAGCGCCCGCAGCAGACCACGGCCAGCCAGGAGCCCTCCGCTCCTGCGGGCGGCACGCCTCCACCTCCCGTCACGTCGGGCGGAGGCACGGAGCCCGAGGGCGGCGGGCAATCCTGA
- a CDS encoding acylphosphatase: MPGQTSMRRAALRIHGKVQGVFFRESARIEASRLGLTGWIRNRDDGSVEALVEGPDAALEDFIQWCHRGPSTARVTQVERAMGESTGEFLSFTVERTS, translated from the coding sequence ATGCCAGGACAGACGAGCATGCGGCGCGCGGCCTTGCGGATACACGGCAAGGTGCAGGGCGTCTTCTTCCGGGAGAGTGCCCGCATCGAAGCCTCCCGCCTGGGCCTCACCGGGTGGATCCGCAACCGCGACGATGGCTCCGTGGAGGCCCTCGTCGAGGGTCCGGACGCCGCGCTCGAGGACTTCATCCAATGGTGCCACCGGGGGCCCTCTACCGCGCGCGTGACCCAGGTCGAGCGCGCCATGGGAGAGTCCACCGGTGAGTTCCTCTCTTTCACCGTGGAGCGCACGTCATGA
- a CDS encoding YhjD/YihY/BrkB family envelope integrity protein produces MAGSTLGQNLYAKLAEGARKGWAPVAQTSVGRFATDIFLGARAVARDFQGENISLRAAALTYISVFSLVPLLTVGLALLQALHQEGFQRRMRSAIHLALAPGIREESSEFLDRFLNPAHSIAIGSVGFVALLFSSGSLLRHIDGAVNEVWGIRRQRPLLTRLSIYLLLLLLGPIFLAASFSGTGAVRALIVNAGFSIAPQIVLFTTALTAISSLTLLYYGTPYAKVAVRSALAGGLVSGLGWILAKQLYEGFAEQTFRYDALYGSLSAVPLFFAWIYVSWLIVLCGARLSYAVEHAAFRDSLWAFGTHPRALELVAARVAIDATLAWMDGLPPPLPRHLAAHLRVPESFVHDAIERMEKAHLLEVSRKGGVRPARDPSELTFADVAFAIHGVSIAGGLETWNGPRAPGFEHVEPLFQAADCATADVLRKTRWIDIATALRPNLEAPAPAEPRAAAS; encoded by the coding sequence ATGGCCGGATCGACCCTTGGACAGAACCTGTACGCAAAGCTGGCGGAGGGGGCCCGGAAGGGATGGGCCCCTGTCGCGCAGACCTCGGTCGGCCGCTTCGCCACGGACATCTTCCTGGGCGCACGCGCGGTCGCCCGGGACTTCCAGGGCGAGAACATCAGCCTTCGGGCCGCTGCCTTAACCTACATCAGCGTCTTCTCGCTCGTGCCCCTTCTCACGGTGGGCCTGGCCTTGCTCCAGGCCCTTCACCAGGAAGGTTTCCAGCGGCGCATGCGCAGCGCCATCCACCTGGCGCTCGCCCCAGGCATCCGCGAGGAGTCTTCTGAGTTCCTCGACCGCTTTCTCAACCCCGCGCACTCGATCGCCATCGGCAGCGTGGGCTTCGTCGCGCTGCTCTTCTCCTCGGGCTCCCTGCTGCGCCACATCGACGGGGCCGTGAACGAGGTCTGGGGCATCCGGCGCCAACGCCCCCTGCTCACCCGCTTGAGCATCTACCTGCTGCTGCTGCTGCTGGGGCCCATCTTCCTGGCAGCCTCCTTCTCAGGCACGGGCGCGGTTCGGGCCCTCATCGTGAATGCGGGCTTCTCCATTGCCCCGCAGATTGTCCTGTTCACCACGGCCCTGACCGCCATCTCGAGCCTGACGCTCCTCTATTACGGCACCCCCTATGCCAAGGTCGCCGTCCGCTCGGCGCTCGCCGGCGGGCTCGTCTCGGGGCTGGGGTGGATCCTCGCCAAGCAGCTCTACGAGGGATTCGCCGAGCAGACGTTCCGGTATGACGCGCTCTACGGCTCCCTGAGCGCCGTGCCCCTGTTCTTCGCGTGGATCTACGTGAGCTGGTTGATCGTCCTGTGTGGGGCGCGCTTGTCCTACGCGGTGGAGCATGCCGCGTTCCGGGACTCGCTCTGGGCCTTTGGCACCCATCCGCGCGCACTGGAGCTGGTGGCGGCCCGGGTCGCCATCGATGCCACCCTGGCGTGGATGGACGGGCTTCCCCCTCCCCTCCCGCGCCACCTGGCCGCCCACCTCCGGGTGCCCGAGTCCTTCGTCCACGACGCCATCGAACGCATGGAGAAAGCCCACCTCCTGGAGGTCAGCCGCAAGGGGGGCGTCCGCCCCGCGAGAGACCCCTCGGAGCTGACCTTCGCGGACGTGGCCTTCGCCATCCATGGCGTGTCGATCGCCGGCGGGCTGGAAACCTGGAACGGCCCGCGGGCTCCCGGCTTCGAGCACGTCGAGCCGCTGTTCCAGGCCGCCGACTGCGCGACGGCGGACGTGCTGCGCAAAACCCGGTGGATCGACATCGCCACCGCCCTGCGCCCCAACCTGGAAGCTCCCGCACCGGCCGAGCCCCGGGCAGCGGCCTCTTGA
- a CDS encoding DUF3052 family protein yields MTPYAMASLPAMLGIKAGNKVSVINPPRGFVQRLNPLPDGVEFLITAQSGLDVILFFTSEAQELVQRLPALSRAMALTGGIWVCWPSGEGVKSSLSEDFVRQAALDIGMVDNKICLIDETWTGLRLVRRPRGRLDKPEPRKQAPTAQA; encoded by the coding sequence ATGACGCCGTACGCGATGGCCTCGCTGCCCGCGATGCTGGGCATCAAGGCAGGCAACAAAGTCTCCGTCATCAACCCCCCGCGCGGCTTCGTCCAGCGCCTCAACCCGCTGCCGGACGGGGTGGAGTTCCTCATCACCGCCCAGTCCGGCCTGGACGTCATCCTCTTTTTCACCTCGGAAGCCCAGGAGCTGGTCCAGCGCCTGCCCGCCCTCTCCCGGGCCATGGCGCTCACCGGCGGCATCTGGGTCTGTTGGCCCAGCGGTGAGGGCGTAAAGAGCTCCCTGTCTGAGGACTTCGTCCGCCAAGCCGCGCTCGACATCGGCATGGTGGACAACAAGATCTGCCTCATCGATGAGACGTGGACCGGCCTGCGGCTGGTGCGCCGCCCGCGAGGCCGGCTGGACAAGCCCGAACCGCGCAAGCAGGCCCCTACCGCCCAGGCCTGA
- a CDS encoding flagellar biosynthesis protein FlhA, with the protein MTPLWTMLLKARKSSDVVLAVAMAAVLGALIIPLPAWLLDLGLAVNLAAAVALLVAALSAKDALQVTAFPTLLLFTTLFRLALNVSSTRLALAEGHAGEVIQAFGEFVVRGDYVVGAVLFSILTLVQFLVVAKGAERVAEVSARFTLDAMPGKQMSIDADLRAGTLDAAHARQRRRNLERESQMFGAMDGAMKFVKGDVLAGLVIVAVNLVGGTAIGVFQQGLRWSEAAAAFALIAIGDGLVSQIPSLCIAVAAGLVVTRVAPEREDRSLGAEIGAQFFGQSRALWIVAGLCGALGMIPGMPHLTFLGLGGLLGGLAHGLKHLKRAALEEEAPVRKETAAQEEPETGAQVGSSSAREMSPVGVSPLTVDLAPDLTPLAQEQGAAFVNQHLQQLREDLFLELGVRIPGIRVRTHAAYLPEGGYAILLDDVPTASGQVVPGSLYVLSPPEELSFLELRFEPVVDPVSGVVISRTEEGARARLEMAQVPMRRPGEFIVDHCRGLLRTQAAHLLGVQEVHGLLEGLEAQAPTLVKEALQKVPLPLLTEVLRKLVQEQVSIRNLRAILEALVSPACEGDATALAERCRQALHRYLSHKFAPSGALYAYLVDPEVEESLRGKGARGPALAPEDIAALLEGLRRIAPGGKGVLLTAPDVRRPLWRMIEGAFPGVAVLTYGELNVDLQIRPLGRLAPVSAPP; encoded by the coding sequence ATGACCCCCTTGTGGACGATGCTCCTGAAGGCCCGGAAGTCCTCGGACGTGGTGCTGGCGGTGGCCATGGCCGCCGTGCTGGGCGCGCTGATCATCCCCTTGCCCGCCTGGCTTCTCGATCTGGGGCTCGCGGTCAACCTGGCGGCGGCGGTGGCGTTGCTGGTCGCGGCGCTCTCCGCCAAGGATGCGCTCCAGGTGACGGCCTTTCCCACCCTGCTGCTGTTCACCACGCTCTTCCGGCTCGCACTCAACGTCTCCTCGACGCGGCTGGCGCTCGCCGAGGGGCATGCGGGCGAGGTCATCCAGGCGTTCGGCGAGTTCGTGGTGAGAGGGGACTACGTCGTTGGCGCGGTCCTGTTCTCCATCCTCACGCTCGTGCAGTTTCTCGTGGTGGCCAAGGGGGCCGAGCGGGTCGCGGAGGTCTCCGCGCGCTTCACGTTGGATGCGATGCCGGGCAAGCAGATGTCCATCGATGCGGACCTGAGGGCAGGCACCCTGGATGCGGCACACGCCCGTCAGCGCCGGCGCAACCTGGAGCGGGAGTCGCAGATGTTCGGTGCGATGGACGGCGCCATGAAGTTCGTGAAGGGGGATGTCCTCGCCGGGCTCGTCATCGTGGCCGTCAACCTGGTGGGAGGGACCGCCATCGGCGTCTTCCAGCAGGGCCTGCGATGGTCCGAAGCTGCGGCGGCCTTCGCGCTCATCGCGATCGGAGATGGGCTCGTCTCACAGATCCCCTCGCTGTGCATCGCGGTGGCGGCGGGGCTCGTGGTCACCCGCGTAGCCCCGGAGCGAGAGGACCGCTCGCTGGGCGCGGAGATCGGCGCCCAGTTCTTCGGACAGTCCCGTGCGCTCTGGATCGTCGCGGGGCTGTGCGGAGCGCTGGGCATGATTCCGGGGATGCCGCACCTGACCTTCCTGGGGCTGGGAGGGCTGCTGGGAGGGCTCGCCCATGGGCTGAAGCACCTGAAGCGCGCGGCACTGGAGGAAGAGGCGCCGGTGCGGAAGGAGACCGCCGCCCAAGAGGAGCCGGAGACAGGCGCCCAGGTGGGGAGCTCCTCCGCCCGTGAGATGAGCCCCGTGGGGGTTTCTCCGCTGACCGTGGATCTGGCACCGGATTTGACGCCCCTCGCGCAAGAACAGGGCGCGGCGTTCGTGAACCAGCACCTCCAGCAGCTCCGGGAAGACCTCTTTCTGGAGCTGGGTGTCCGGATTCCGGGCATCCGTGTGCGGACGCATGCGGCGTATCTGCCCGAGGGGGGCTACGCCATCCTCCTGGACGATGTCCCCACGGCCTCGGGGCAGGTGGTGCCCGGGTCGCTCTACGTGCTCTCTCCTCCCGAGGAGCTGTCGTTTCTCGAACTCCGGTTCGAGCCGGTGGTGGATCCCGTGTCCGGGGTCGTCATCAGCCGGACGGAGGAGGGGGCCCGTGCCCGGCTGGAGATGGCGCAGGTGCCCATGCGCCGTCCCGGCGAGTTCATCGTGGACCACTGCCGGGGCCTGCTGCGCACCCAGGCCGCCCATCTGCTCGGCGTTCAGGAGGTTCATGGGCTCCTGGAGGGGCTCGAAGCCCAAGCACCTACTTTGGTGAAGGAAGCGCTCCAGAAGGTGCCGCTGCCGCTGCTCACGGAGGTGCTACGCAAGCTCGTCCAGGAGCAGGTGAGCATCCGGAACCTGCGCGCCATCCTGGAAGCGCTGGTGTCTCCCGCGTGCGAGGGGGATGCCACCGCCCTCGCGGAGCGCTGCCGTCAGGCGCTGCACCGGTACCTGAGCCACAAGTTCGCCCCCTCGGGCGCGCTCTACGCGTACTTGGTGGATCCGGAGGTGGAGGAGTCGCTGCGGGGCAAGGGGGCGCGGGGGCCTGCGCTCGCGCCCGAGGACATCGCGGCCCTCCTGGAGGGGCTGCGGCGCATCGCCCCGGGAGGCAAAGGGGTGTTGCTCACCGCGCCGGATGTGCGGAGGCCTCTCTGGAGGATGATCGAGGGCGCGTTTCCCGGCGTAGCGGTGCTGACCTATGGGGAGCTGAACGTGGACTTGCAAATCCGGCCCTTGGGCCGGTTGGCGCCCGTCTCAGCGCCCCCGTAG